In one Solanum dulcamara chromosome 1, daSolDulc1.2, whole genome shotgun sequence genomic region, the following are encoded:
- the LOC129898493 gene encoding ras-related protein Rab11D-like: MASGGGYGDASQKIDYVFKVVLIGDSAVGKSQILARFARNEFSLDSKATIGVEFQTRTLVIQHKSVKAQIWDTAGQERYRAVTSAYYRGAVGALLVYDITKRQTFDHIPRWLEELRAHADKNIVIMLIGNKTDLEDQRAVPTEDAKEFSQKEGLFFLETSALEATNVEDAFLTVLTEIFNIVIKKNLVAADDQANGNPASLTGKKILVPGPAQVIPEKKACCSS, encoded by the exons ATGGCAAGTGGGGGTGGGTATGGTGATGCAAGTCAGAAAATAGACTATGTTTTTAAGGTTGTTTTGATAGGTGATTCAGCTGTAGGAAAATCTCAAATACTAGCTCGTTTTGCAAGAAATGAGTTTAGTCTTGATTCTAAAGCTACAATTGGTGTTGAATTCCAGACAAGAACACTTGTTATTCAACATAAGTCTGTTAAAGCTCAGATCTGGGATACTGCTGGCCAAGAAAG ATATAGAGCTGTCACGAGCGCGTACTACAGGGGAGCTGTTGGAGCTCTGTTGGTTTACGACATAACAAAACGCCAAACCTTTGATCACATCCCACGCTGGCTTGAAGAGTTGCGTGCACATGCTGACAAGAACATTGTGATTATGCTGATCGGAAACAAAACCGATCTTGAAGATCAACGAGCTGTTCCCACTGAGGATGCTAAAGAATTTTCACAGAAAGAGGGATTGTTCTTCTTAGAGACATCCGCACTGGAGGCCACAAATGTCGAGGATGCCTTCTTAACTGTTTTGACAGAGATCTTCAACATTGTGATCAAGAAGAATCTCGTCGCGGCTGATGATCAAGCAAATGGTAATCCTGCTTCTTTAACTGGAAAGAAAATCCTTGTACCTGGTCCTGCACAAGTTATCCCAGAAAAGAAGGCTTGCTGTAGTTCTTAA
- the LOC129898509 gene encoding ABC transporter G family member 1-like, whose amino-acid sequence MDSTIDEVPKNMSKKKESDPLMARKINISSKEDDNYNDDGIYLTWKDLWVTVPDKKVGRRPILEGISGYAQPGEVLAIMGPSGCGKSTLLDALAGRLASNTRQSGDILVNGRKQALAFGTSAYVTQDDTLMTTLTVKETVYYSAQLQLPQSMALHEKKERAEETIKEMGLQEAMNTRIGGWSLKGLSGGQKRRVSICIEILTRPKLLFLDEPTSGLDSAASYHVMNRIIKIAQEDMRTIVASIHQPSSEVFELFDNLCLLSYGKTIYFGSGSKANEFFAVNGFPCPYMRNPSDHYLRTINKDFDDIEEGFAKNIISSGKAIDTLVMSYESSEACLNVRQRVLTICQKNGRLLENNGSQAGFITQCRVLSQRSFINMYRDLGYYWLRFLIYLALCLCIGTVFHEIGSDYGSIQARSSMLVFVVGFLTFMAIGGFPSFVEEMKLFTRERLNGHYGVSAFVIGNTLSSTPFLLLISLVPGAVAYYLADVQKGLDRFAYFFLMLFACMMLVESLMMIVASIVPDFLMGIITGAGIQGIMMLNGGFFRLPNDLPMPIWKYPMYYLAFHKYAIQGFYKNEYETFTYFTNSGLAIIVTRDEILRDIFQVELNYSKWGDITIIFGMVILYRLIFLCIIKGKEKFRPMVRGFKYCCTT is encoded by the exons ATGGATTCTACTATTGATGAAGTTCCAAAAAACAtgtcaaaaaagaaagaaagtgaTCCATTAATGGCAAGAAAGATTAATATTTCATCTAAAGAAGATGATAATTATAATGATGATGGAATTTACTTGACATGGAAAGATTTATGGGTAACTGTGCCAGACAAGAAAGTAGGAAGAAGGCCAATACTTGAAGGGATAAGTGGATATGCTCAACCTGGTGAAGTTTTGGCTATTATGGGACCTTCTGGTTGTGGCAAATCTACACTTCTTGATGCATTGGCAG GGAGATTAGCTTCAAACACAAGACAAAGTGGAGATATACTCGTCAATGGTCGCAAACAAGCACTAGCTTTTGGAACTTCG GCCTATGTGACTCAAGATGACACACTAATGACAACATTGACAGTAAAAGAAACAGTATACTATTCAGCTCAATTACAACTCCCTCAATCAATGGCATtacatgaaaagaaagaaagggcaGAAGAAACAATAAAAGAAATGGGACTACAAGAAGCAATGAACACAAGAATTGGTGGATGGAGTTTAAAAGGACTAAGTGGTGGACAAAAAAGAAGAGTTAGTATTTGTATTGAGATTTTAACAAGACCAAAATTATTGTTTCTTGATGAACCTACAAGTGGTTTGGATAGTGCagcatcttatcatgtgatgaATAGAATTATTAAGATTGCACAAGAAGATATGAGGACAATTGTGGCATCAATCCATCAACCTAGTAGTGAAGTTTTTGAGCTATTTGATAACCTTTGCCTTCTATCTTATGGTAAAACCATTTATTTTGGCTCAGGTTCCAAAGCAAATGAG TTTTTTGCTGTCAATGGATTTCCTTGCCCATATATGAGGAACCCTTCTGATCACTATCTTAGAACAATTAACAAGGATTTTGAT GACATTGAGGAAGGATTTGCCAAAAACATAATTAGCTCTGGGAAAGCAATTGACACTCTTGTTATGTCATATGAATCATCAGAAGCTTGCCTCAATGTTAGGCAAAGGGTACTCACCATTTGCCAAAAG AATGGACGGTTGCTCGAAAACAATGGAAGTCAAGCAGGGTTCATCACCCAATGCAGGGTTTTAAGTCAAAGATCTTTTATCAATATGTATCGTGATTTAGGCTATTACTGGCTTCGATTTCTCATTTATCTTGCACTTTGCTTGTGCATTGGCACTGTGTTCCATGAAATTGGCTCTGATTATGGTTCCATTCag GCTAGAAGCTCAATGCTTGTGTTTGTGGTTGGCTTCTTAACATTCATGGCAATTGGTGGATTCCCTTCCTTTGTAGAGGAAATGAAA CTTTTTACACGGGAAAGGCTAAATGGACACTATGGTGTGAGTGCATTTGTCATTGGCAACACATTATCTTCAACACCATTCTTGTTATTGATCTCTTTGGTTCCTGGAGCAGTGGCTTATTATCTTGCTGATGTTCAAAAAGGGCTTGATAGATTTGCCTATTTTTTCCTAATGTTATTTGCTTGCATGATGCTAGTTGAGAGCCTAATGATGATTGTTGCAAGCATTGTCCCTGACTTCCTCATGGGAATTATAACAG GTGCCGGAATTCAAGGAATAATGATGCTAAATGGAGGGTTTTTTCGATTGCCAAATGATCTTCCAATGCCAATTTGGAAATATCCAATGTACTATTTAGCCTTCCACAAATATGCGATTCAAGGATTTTACAAAAATGAATATGAAACTTTTACATATTTTACTAATAGTGGATTGGCTATAATAGTTACTCGTGATGAAATATTGAGAGATATTTTTCAAGTAGAATTGAATTATTCTAAGTGGGGagatattactattatttttgggATGGTGATTTTATATAGGTTAATTTTTCTTTGTATTATTAAGGGTAAAGAAAAGTTTAGGCCTATGGTAAGAGGTTTTAAATATTGTTGTACCACGTAA
- the LOC129898525 gene encoding polyadenylate-binding protein 2-like isoform X1 yields MDEEEHEVYGGEIPIEGDMEPHGADVDMATADDDAVKELDEMKKRLKEMEDEAAALREMQAKVEKEMGSVQDPASSAASQENREEVDSRSIFVGNVDYACTPEEVQQHFQACGTVNRVTILTDKFGQPKGFAYVEFIEQEAVQEALQLNESELHGRQLKVMPKRTNVPGMKQFRPGRFNPYFGGYRSRRPYAAPYFYSPYGYGKVPRFRRSARFMPYY; encoded by the exons atgGATGAAGAAGAGCATGAGGTTTACGGAGGTGAAATCCCCATTGAAGGTGACATGGAACCGCACGGTGCTGACGTGGACATGGCCACCGCCGATGATGACGCTGTTAAG GAATTGGATGAGATGAAGAAGAGATTGAAAGAGATGGAAGATGAAGCTGCAGCTCTTCGTGAGATGCAGGCTAAGGTTGAGAAGGAGATGGGTTCTGTCCAAG ATCCTGCAAGTTCAGCTGCTTCACAGGAAAACCGGGAGGAAGTTGATTCACGATCAATATTTGTTGGCAAT GTTGACTATGCATGCACTCCAGAGGAAGTTCAGCAGCATTTCCAGGCATGTGGTACTGTCAATCGCGTTACCATTCTTACTGATAAATTTGGCCAACCCAAAGGTTTTGCATATGTGGAATTCATTGAACAAGAAGCTGTTCAGGAGGCACTCCAGTTGAATGAGTCTGAACTGCATGGACGTCAGTTGAAG GTGATGCCCAAGAGGACTAATGTTCCAGGGATGAAGCAGTTTCGCCCAGGGCGCTTCAATCCATACTTTGGAGGTTACAGGTCTAGAAGACCTTATGCAGCCCCTTATTTCTACTCGCCATATGGATACGG AAAAGTTCCAAGATTCAGGAGGTCTGCGCGATTCATGCCTTACTATTAA
- the LOC129898525 gene encoding polyadenylate-binding protein 3-like isoform X2, which produces MQILVAESDCCWQLVDVVFRLDWLIKPVLVDYACTPEEVQQHFQACGTVNRVTILTDKFGQPKGFAYVEFIEQEAVQEALQLNESELHGRQLKVMPKRTNVPGMKQFRPGRFNPYFGGYRSRRPYAAPYFYSPYGYGKVPRFRRSARFMPYY; this is translated from the exons ATGCAAATTCTAGTTGCCGAGTCTGATTGCTGCTGGCAGCTGGTGGATGTGGTATTCCGGTTGGACTGGCTGATTAAGCCTGTTTTG GTTGACTATGCATGCACTCCAGAGGAAGTTCAGCAGCATTTCCAGGCATGTGGTACTGTCAATCGCGTTACCATTCTTACTGATAAATTTGGCCAACCCAAAGGTTTTGCATATGTGGAATTCATTGAACAAGAAGCTGTTCAGGAGGCACTCCAGTTGAATGAGTCTGAACTGCATGGACGTCAGTTGAAG GTGATGCCCAAGAGGACTAATGTTCCAGGGATGAAGCAGTTTCGCCCAGGGCGCTTCAATCCATACTTTGGAGGTTACAGGTCTAGAAGACCTTATGCAGCCCCTTATTTCTACTCGCCATATGGATACGG AAAAGTTCCAAGATTCAGGAGGTCTGCGCGATTCATGCCTTACTATTAA
- the LOC129898543 gene encoding phospho-2-dehydro-3-deoxyheptonate aldolase 2, chloroplastic → MALSNTLSLSSSKSLVQSHLLHNSLPQPRFTLFPNHHHGRRHPISAVHAAEPAKTAVKQGKWSLDSWKTKKALQLPEYPDEKELESVLKTLEMNPPLVFAGEARSLEEKLGEAALGKAFLLQGGDCAESFKEFNANNIRDTFRILLQMSVVLMFGGQVPVIKVGRMAGQFAKPRSDPFEEINGVKLPSYKGDNINGDTFDEKSRIPDPHRLIRAYMQSAATLNLLRAFATGGYAAMQRVTEWNLDFVENSEQGDRYQELAHRVDEALGFMAAAGLTVDHPIMSTTDFWTSHECLLLPYEQALTREDSTSGLFYDCSAHMVWVGERTRQLDGAHVEFLRGVANPLGIKVSQKMDPNELIKLIDILNPANKPGRITVIVRMGAENMRVKLSHLVRAVRGAGQIVTWVCDPMHGNTIKAPCGLKTRAFDSILAEVRAFFDVHEQEGSHPGGIHLEMTGQNVTECIGGSRTVTYDDLGSRYHTHCDPRLNASQSLELSFIVAERLRRRRMSSQRL, encoded by the exons atgGCTTTATCAAACACCTTATCACTGTCATCATCAAAATCCCTTGTTCAATCTCATCTCCTTCACAACTCTTTACCCCAACCACGTTTTACCCTTTTCCCGAACCACCATCATGGGCGGCGCCACCCCATCTCCGCCGTACACGCGGCGGAGCCAGCCAAGACTGCAGTTAAGCAAGGAAAATGGAGTCTTGATAGCTGGAAAACCAAGAAAGCTTTGCAACTTCCTGAATACCCAGATGAGAAAGAACTTGAATCTGTGCTTAAAACACTTGAAATGAATCCACCCCTTGTGTTTGCTGGTGAGGCAAGGAGTTTGGAAGAGAAGCTTGGTGAGGCTGCATTGGGGAAAGCATTTTTGTTACAAGGTGGAGATTGTGCTGAGAGTTTTAAGGAGTTTAATGCCAATAATATTCGTGATACTTTCAGGATTTTGCTTCAGATGAGTGTTGTTCTTATGTTTGGTGGGCAAGTTCCTGTGATTAAG GTTGGAAGAATGGCGGGTCAGTTTGCAAAACCAAGATCAGATCCGTTTGAGGAGATAAATGGAGTGAAGCTACCAAGTTACAAGGGTGACAATATCAATGGTGATACATTTGATGAGAAGTCAAGAATTCCAGATCCACATAGGCTTATTAGGGCATACATGCAATCTGCTGCGACTCTTAACCTTCTTAGAGCTTTTGCTACTGGAGGTTATGCTGCAATGCAGAGGGTCACTGAATGGAATCTTGATTTTGTGGAGAACAGTGAACAGGGAGATAG GTATCAAGAACTAGCTCACAGGGTTGATGAAGCCTTAGGATTCATGGCTGCTGCTGGACTCACAGTTGACCATCCTATCATGTCAACAACTGATTTCTGGACATCCCATGAGTGCTTGCTTCTTCCTTATGAACAAGCACTTACAAGGGAGGATTCAACTTCTGGTCTTTTCTATGATTGTTCTGCTCACATGGTTTGGGTAGGGGAACGAACCAGGCAACTAGATGGTGCTCATGTCGAGTTTTTGAGAGGAGTTGCAAACCCGCTTGGCATAAAG GTTAGTCAAAAAATGGATCCAAATGAGCTAATTAAGCTCATTGACATCCTGAACCCTGCCAATAAGCCTGGAAGAATAACCGTAATTGTTAGAATGGGTGCTGAGAACATGAGAGTGAAACTTTCCCACTTGGTCAGGGCAGTAAGAGGAGCTGGTCAGATTGTGACATGGGTTTGTGATCCAATGCACGGGAATACCATCAAGGCACCATGTGGACTCAAAACCCGTGCTTTCGATTCAATCCTG GCTGAGGTCCGAGCTTTCTTTGATGTGCATGAGCAAGAAGGGAGCCACCCTGGTGGTATTCATCTAGAAATGACAGGGCAAAATGTGACTGAATGCATTGGTGGATCACGAACAGTAACCTATGACGATTTGGGCTCTCGCTACCACACTCATTGTGACCCAAGATTGAATGCTTCTCAGTCTCTTGAACTTTCCTTCATCGTAGCTGAGCGACTAAGAAGACGAAGAATGTCCTCTCAACGTCTGTAG